A genomic region of Tsukamurella pulmonis contains the following coding sequences:
- a CDS encoding electron transfer flavoprotein subunit beta/FixA family protein, translated as MTNVVVLIKQAPDPGSERKLSDDFTVDRSIDPWLEEINERAVEAALQIKEAHGGEVTVLTVGPASATDAIRKALSMGADKAVHVQDDAMHGSDAIQTAWVIARALGTIEGVELVIAGNEATDGRVGAVPAILAEYLGLPQLTHMRTLNVDGDALTGERETDEGVFALEASLPAIVSVNEKINEPRFPSFKGIMAAKKKEINVLSLAEIGVELDEVGGANAGTTVTGVTPKPPKQAGEKVVDEGDGGTKVAQFLIGQKII; from the coding sequence ATGACGAACGTAGTCGTACTGATCAAGCAGGCTCCCGATCCCGGGTCCGAACGCAAGCTGTCCGATGACTTCACGGTCGACCGGTCGATCGATCCGTGGCTCGAGGAGATCAACGAGCGCGCGGTCGAGGCGGCTCTCCAGATCAAGGAGGCCCACGGCGGCGAGGTCACCGTGCTGACCGTCGGACCCGCGAGCGCGACCGACGCGATCCGCAAGGCGCTGTCCATGGGCGCCGACAAGGCCGTCCACGTGCAGGACGACGCCATGCACGGCTCGGACGCCATTCAGACCGCGTGGGTCATCGCTCGCGCGCTGGGCACCATCGAGGGTGTCGAGCTGGTCATCGCCGGTAACGAGGCCACCGACGGTCGCGTCGGCGCCGTTCCGGCCATCCTGGCCGAGTACCTGGGCCTGCCGCAGCTGACCCACATGCGCACGCTCAACGTCGACGGTGACGCGCTCACCGGCGAGCGGGAGACCGACGAGGGCGTCTTCGCGCTCGAGGCCTCGCTGCCCGCGATCGTCTCGGTGAACGAGAAGATCAACGAGCCGCGCTTCCCCTCCTTCAAGGGCATCATGGCCGCGAAGAAGAAGGAGATCAACGTGCTCTCCCTCGCGGAGATCGGTGTCGAGCTCGATGAGGTCGGCGGCGCGAACGCCGGCACCACGGTCACGGGTGTCACCCCGAAGCCGCCCAAGCAGGCCGGCGAGAAGGTCGTGGACGAGGGTGACGGCGGCACGAAGGTGGCGCAGTTCCTCATCGGCCAGAAGATCATCTGA
- a CDS encoding response regulator, which yields MSSVLIVDDQRLIRDGLKMLLTSAPDFSVAGEATNGDEAARAYRELAPDVVLMDLRMPGVDGVRGIEQIIAADPAARIVVLTTFDDDEHMYPALAAGAVGYLVKDIAPEALLDGLRRALGGEVPMSPGPARRVLDEALRARSAPAAAAEQPAVPLTERERDVLALVAEGLANAAIARRLHVAESTVKAHIANLRQKTGAGSRVELARFAGRD from the coding sequence GTGAGCAGCGTCCTGATCGTCGACGACCAGCGGTTGATCCGCGACGGCCTGAAGATGCTGCTCACCTCCGCTCCCGACTTCAGCGTGGCCGGCGAGGCCACCAACGGCGACGAGGCGGCCCGCGCCTACCGCGAGCTCGCGCCCGACGTCGTGCTGATGGACCTGCGGATGCCGGGTGTCGACGGGGTCCGCGGCATCGAGCAGATCATCGCCGCGGATCCCGCCGCCCGGATCGTCGTGCTCACGACGTTCGACGACGACGAGCACATGTACCCCGCGCTCGCCGCGGGGGCCGTCGGCTACCTGGTCAAGGACATCGCGCCCGAGGCGCTGCTCGACGGTCTGCGGCGCGCACTGGGCGGCGAGGTGCCGATGTCGCCGGGGCCCGCGCGCCGCGTGCTCGACGAGGCCCTGCGCGCCCGGTCCGCCCCGGCCGCGGCCGCCGAGCAGCCCGCCGTCCCGCTCACCGAGCGGGAGCGCGACGTGCTCGCGCTCGTCGCCGAGGGACTGGCCAACGCGGCCATCGCGCGCCGGCTGCACGTCGCCGAGTCCACGGTGAAGGCGCACATCGCGAACCTGCGGCAGAAGACGGGCGCGGGCTCGCGGGTGGAGCTCGCCCGGTTCGCCGGACGCGACTGA
- a CDS encoding PQQ-binding-like beta-propeller repeat protein, translated as MRLGRRALTLGATVAAAAVLVSCSPDDTWVYADDSAAWPGMYGDSRNNSYADRDAASSLVPAWNRDLVGPNTVAPAISNRGVVSVTARTETGCSTFSLELTVGRKTYCRRDAPGADLQAPLVDQFEYTYLGIPGWLYSFNADNQVRWRYPTAGAPLWIKLAGDNTVLAVTHLGQMVLVDTHDGTAAGAAIGLFPQVSANANGAGIEDCATNGPGCPVAGPPAVDTQAERAFVVVGAGSGAAAPDQRGGGRGPSKVMAVDYDKNGGDRHDLRYAWERADLPGGVIGSPALSTDRSTLYVNLRGEKLAALDAKTGETKWTHDLGYQSTLPPSVSPDGTIIPAAPGLHRASFVALKDEGSSVREVFKRTDVAMISPVTQIRGGIGYAVVRSWAAVQSQLIEFRTDTGTTLRTFDLPDSVTASSGVSIGPDGELVTVGNDGTVFAFTSGRRTGDSVAKD; from the coding sequence ATGCGGTTGGGTAGGCGCGCGCTCACACTGGGCGCGACGGTGGCCGCCGCCGCGGTGCTGGTCTCGTGCTCGCCCGATGACACCTGGGTGTACGCCGACGACTCCGCCGCGTGGCCCGGCATGTACGGCGATTCGCGCAACAACTCCTACGCCGATCGCGACGCCGCGTCGTCGCTGGTACCGGCGTGGAACCGCGACCTCGTCGGACCGAACACCGTGGCGCCCGCGATCTCCAACCGCGGTGTGGTCTCCGTGACCGCCCGCACCGAGACCGGCTGCAGCACCTTCAGCCTCGAGCTCACCGTGGGCCGCAAGACCTACTGCCGCCGCGACGCCCCGGGCGCCGACCTGCAGGCCCCGCTGGTGGACCAGTTCGAGTACACCTACCTCGGCATCCCCGGCTGGCTCTACAGCTTCAACGCCGACAACCAGGTGCGCTGGCGCTACCCCACCGCGGGCGCGCCGCTGTGGATCAAGCTCGCGGGCGACAACACCGTGCTCGCTGTGACCCACCTGGGCCAGATGGTGCTGGTCGACACGCACGACGGCACCGCCGCGGGCGCCGCCATCGGGCTCTTCCCGCAGGTCTCGGCGAACGCCAACGGCGCCGGCATCGAGGACTGCGCGACCAACGGCCCCGGCTGCCCGGTCGCGGGGCCGCCGGCCGTCGACACGCAGGCCGAGCGCGCCTTCGTCGTAGTCGGTGCCGGGAGCGGAGCGGCCGCGCCGGATCAGCGGGGCGGCGGACGCGGACCGTCGAAGGTGATGGCGGTCGACTACGACAAGAACGGCGGCGACCGGCACGACCTGCGGTACGCGTGGGAACGCGCGGACCTGCCCGGCGGGGTCATCGGCTCGCCCGCGCTGTCCACGGACCGCTCCACGCTGTACGTGAACCTGCGCGGCGAGAAGCTGGCCGCGCTGGATGCGAAGACCGGCGAGACCAAATGGACGCACGACCTCGGCTACCAGAGCACGCTGCCGCCGTCGGTCTCACCCGACGGGACGATCATCCCCGCCGCGCCGGGCCTGCACCGCGCCTCGTTCGTCGCGCTCAAGGACGAGGGTTCGAGCGTGCGCGAGGTCTTCAAGCGCACGGACGTCGCGATGATCTCCCCGGTGACGCAGATCCGCGGGGGCATCGGATACGCGGTCGTGCGCTCGTGGGCGGCGGTGCAGTCGCAGCTCATCGAGTTCCGCACGGACACGGGCACCACGCTGCGCACCTTCGACCTGCCCGACTCGGTCACGGCCTCCTCCGGCGTCTCGATCGGTCCCGACGGCGAGCTCGTCACCGTCGGCAACGACGGCACCGTCTTCGCCTTCACCTCCGGGCGCCGCACGGGCGACAGCGTCGCCAAGGACTGA
- a CDS encoding glycosyltransferase family 4 protein: MRVLLVSWEYPPVVVGGLGRHVHHLALQLRDQGHEVVVVSRQPTGTDPRSHPTTDVMLDGIRVIMAAEDPLALDFGTDMMPWVLSMGHSMLRAGLRLAGYNPTAGEDALHGAGSVGRPWVPDVVHAHDWLAAHAAVGLAEAFDAPLVATVHATEAGRHSGWVSGPVNRQVHSTEWWLANEADAVITCSRSMSDEVNRLFGPGLAQLHTIANGIDATAWPYRDRADRAAVRSAAPRLLYVGRLEYEKGVQDLIAALARVRRTHPGTTLTVAGDGTQATWLREVAREHRVLRAVEFTGALDHEELVAQLHSADVLVIPSRYEPFGIVALEGAATGIPVIATTAGGLADFIRTGETGLSVEPADVPALTAAIRTVLDDPAAANGWARAARTEVEELTWEAVARETAQVYLAAKRRPRTPLGRRVIDERPLPERDPTNPA, translated from the coding sequence ATGCGCGTCCTGCTCGTCTCCTGGGAGTACCCGCCGGTGGTCGTCGGCGGCCTGGGCCGGCACGTCCACCACCTCGCTCTTCAGCTGCGCGATCAGGGTCACGAGGTGGTCGTGGTCTCGCGGCAGCCCACCGGCACCGACCCGCGCAGCCACCCCACGACCGACGTGATGCTCGACGGCATCCGGGTGATCATGGCCGCGGAGGACCCGCTGGCCCTCGACTTCGGCACCGACATGATGCCGTGGGTGCTGTCGATGGGGCACTCCATGCTGCGGGCCGGGTTGCGCTTGGCCGGGTACAACCCGACCGCGGGCGAGGACGCGCTGCACGGCGCGGGAAGCGTCGGGCGGCCCTGGGTTCCCGACGTGGTGCACGCGCACGACTGGCTCGCCGCACACGCGGCCGTGGGCCTGGCGGAGGCCTTCGACGCGCCGCTCGTCGCCACCGTGCACGCCACCGAGGCGGGCCGGCACAGCGGCTGGGTCTCCGGACCGGTGAACCGGCAGGTGCACTCCACCGAGTGGTGGCTGGCGAACGAGGCGGACGCGGTGATCACCTGCTCGCGCTCGATGTCCGACGAGGTCAACCGGTTGTTCGGGCCGGGCCTCGCGCAACTGCACACCATCGCCAACGGCATCGACGCCACGGCCTGGCCCTACCGCGATCGCGCGGACCGCGCGGCCGTCCGCAGCGCGGCACCCCGCCTGCTGTACGTCGGGCGACTCGAGTACGAGAAGGGGGTGCAGGACCTCATCGCGGCGCTGGCCCGGGTGCGCCGCACGCACCCCGGCACCACCCTGACGGTCGCCGGCGACGGCACGCAGGCAACGTGGCTGCGCGAGGTGGCCCGCGAGCACCGCGTGCTACGGGCCGTGGAGTTCACCGGCGCCCTGGACCACGAGGAGCTCGTCGCCCAGCTGCACTCGGCCGACGTGCTGGTGATCCCGTCGCGCTACGAGCCCTTCGGCATCGTCGCGCTCGAGGGGGCGGCCACCGGCATCCCCGTCATCGCCACGACCGCGGGCGGACTCGCGGACTTCATCCGCACCGGCGAGACCGGCCTGTCCGTCGAACCGGCCGACGTGCCCGCCCTGACGGCGGCGATCCGCACCGTGCTCGACGATCCCGCCGCCGCGAACGGCTGGGCACGCGCGGCCCGCACCGAGGTCGAGGAGCTGACCTGGGAGGCCGTCGCGCGCGAGACCGCGCAGGTCTACCTCGCCGCCAAGCGCCGCCCGCGCACCCCGCTCGGGCGCCGCGTCATCGACGAACGCCCACTGCCGGAACGGGATCCGACCAACCCCGCGTGA
- a CDS encoding catalase, producing MSENANFTTTDSGAPAGSDERSLTVGAAGPIVLHDHYLIEQMAQFNRERIPERQPHAKGSGAFGTFETTGDVTAFTCAEVFAPGAKTEMMARFSTVAGERGSPDTWRDPRGFALKFYTTQGVYDLVGNNTPVFFIKDPMKFQHFIRSQKRRADNNLRDHDMQWDFWTLSPESAHQVTWLMGDRGIPRSWRHMNGYGSHTYLWVNADGVKHWVKYHFIADQGIETLTQDEADRLAGADGDFHVRDLFEAIARGEHPSWTLKVQLMPFDDAADYRFNPFDLTKVWPHADYPLREVGRMTLHTNPTDNHAQIEQAAFEPSNLVPGIGLSPDRMLLGRVFAYADAHRARLGANYKQIPVNRPHNEVRSYSKDGAMRIDPVRDPVYAPNSKGGPAADYPGQPEPQWAADGEIVRAAYVAHREDDDFSQPGTLVREVMGDAQRDRLVSNVSGHLLDGVSEPVLARAFEYWRAIDQQIGERIEQAVREGQG from the coding sequence ATGTCCGAGAACGCGAACTTCACCACCACGGATTCGGGTGCACCCGCCGGGAGCGACGAGCGGTCGTTGACAGTCGGCGCCGCGGGCCCGATCGTCCTGCACGATCACTACCTGATCGAGCAGATGGCGCAGTTCAATCGCGAGCGGATCCCCGAGCGCCAGCCGCACGCCAAGGGCAGCGGCGCCTTCGGCACCTTCGAGACCACCGGCGACGTCACCGCGTTCACGTGTGCGGAGGTGTTCGCGCCCGGCGCCAAGACCGAGATGATGGCGCGCTTCTCGACGGTGGCGGGTGAGCGCGGCAGCCCCGACACCTGGCGCGACCCGCGCGGTTTCGCCCTGAAGTTCTACACCACCCAGGGCGTGTACGACCTCGTGGGCAACAACACCCCGGTGTTCTTCATCAAGGACCCGATGAAGTTCCAGCACTTCATCCGATCGCAGAAGCGCCGCGCCGACAACAACCTTCGCGATCACGACATGCAGTGGGACTTCTGGACCCTCTCGCCCGAGTCCGCCCACCAGGTCACCTGGCTCATGGGCGACCGCGGCATCCCGCGCTCGTGGCGGCACATGAACGGCTACGGATCGCACACCTACCTGTGGGTCAACGCGGACGGCGTCAAGCACTGGGTCAAGTACCACTTCATCGCCGACCAGGGCATCGAGACGCTCACCCAGGACGAGGCCGACCGCCTCGCCGGCGCCGACGGGGACTTCCACGTCCGCGACCTGTTCGAGGCGATCGCGCGTGGCGAGCACCCGAGTTGGACGCTCAAGGTGCAGCTGATGCCCTTCGACGACGCCGCGGACTACCGGTTCAACCCGTTCGACCTGACCAAGGTCTGGCCGCACGCCGACTACCCGCTCCGCGAGGTCGGCCGGATGACGTTGCACACCAACCCGACCGACAACCACGCGCAGATCGAGCAGGCGGCGTTCGAGCCCAGCAACCTGGTCCCCGGTATCGGACTGAGCCCGGACCGGATGCTGCTCGGCCGGGTCTTCGCCTACGCCGATGCGCACCGCGCCCGGCTCGGCGCCAATTACAAGCAGATCCCGGTGAACCGGCCGCACAACGAGGTGCGCAGCTACTCCAAGGACGGCGCCATGCGCATCGACCCCGTGCGGGACCCGGTGTACGCGCCGAACTCGAAGGGCGGCCCGGCGGCCGACTACCCCGGACAGCCGGAGCCGCAGTGGGCGGCCGACGGCGAGATCGTGCGGGCGGCGTACGTCGCGCACCGCGAGGACGACGACTTCTCCCAACCGGGCACGCTGGTGCGCGAGGTGATGGGCGACGCGCAGCGCGACCGCCTGGTCTCCAACGTCTCCGGACACCTGCTCGACGGGGTCAGCGAGCCCGTCCTGGCTCGCGCCTTCGAGTACTGGCGCGCCATCGATCAGCAGATCGGGGAGCGGATCGAGCAGGCGGTGCGCGAGGGGCAGGGCTGA
- a CDS encoding class I SAM-dependent methyltransferase: MCDPLPLTGERTVPGIPEENYWFRRHEIAYLAITSRYAGKSVFEAGSGEGYGAAMLADGGASVTALDYDESAVAHVRAAYPAVTMLHGNLAELPLEDASVDAVVNFQVIEHLWDQPQFLREVARILRPGGELAISTPNRVTFSPGRDTPLNPFHTRELNSAELVELLEEAGLEVTEKLGVFHGARLAELDRRHGGSFIDAQIERSLAGEPWPEELSNDVAAVAAQDFDLRADAPDSLDLFFYARKP; this comes from the coding sequence ATGTGTGACCCGCTGCCCCTGACCGGCGAGCGAACAGTTCCCGGTATCCCCGAGGAGAACTACTGGTTCCGCCGGCACGAGATCGCCTACCTCGCGATCACTTCCCGCTACGCCGGGAAGTCGGTCTTCGAGGCCGGCAGCGGTGAGGGCTACGGCGCCGCCATGCTCGCCGACGGCGGCGCGAGCGTCACGGCGCTGGACTACGACGAGTCGGCCGTCGCGCACGTGCGCGCCGCCTACCCGGCGGTGACGATGCTGCACGGCAACCTCGCCGAGCTGCCCCTGGAGGACGCCTCCGTCGACGCCGTCGTGAACTTCCAAGTCATCGAGCACCTCTGGGACCAGCCGCAGTTCCTGCGCGAGGTGGCGCGGATCCTGCGCCCCGGCGGCGAGCTCGCGATCTCCACGCCGAACCGCGTCACCTTCTCCCCCGGCCGCGACACGCCGCTCAATCCCTTCCACACCCGGGAGCTGAACTCGGCGGAGCTCGTGGAGCTGCTCGAGGAGGCGGGCCTCGAGGTCACCGAGAAGCTCGGCGTCTTCCACGGCGCGCGACTGGCCGAGCTGGACCGCCGCCACGGCGGCAGCTTCATCGACGCGCAGATCGAGCGCTCACTCGCCGGCGAGCCCTGGCCCGAGGAGCTCTCGAACGACGTCGCCGCCGTCGCCGCACAGGACTTCGACCTGCGCGCGGACGCCCCGGACAGCCTCGACCTGTTCTTCTACGCGAGGAAGCCGTGA
- a CDS encoding electron transfer flavoprotein subunit alpha/FixB family protein, which yields MADVLVLVEQVDGKLKKVTAELLTAAKAIGEPAAVVVGAPGTTDAVADQLKAAGAAKIYRAESAEAAEYLVTPKVGVLAELAESQGAAAVLTAATFEGKEVAGRLAARLGSGLVADVIAFGPGGTATHSIFGGAFTVEATAGGDTPVASLRPGSVEADGVAGAGEIVDVAVPAEAENAVKITSKEPIQGGNRPELTEASIVVSGGRGVGSAEKFSVVEELADSLGAAVGASRAAVDSGYYPGQFQVGQTGKTVSPQLYIALGISGAIQHRAGMQTSKTIVAVNKDEEAPIFEIADYGIVGDLFDVAPQLTEAVKSHKG from the coding sequence ATGGCAGACGTACTCGTCCTCGTCGAGCAGGTCGACGGGAAGCTCAAGAAGGTCACGGCTGAGCTGCTGACCGCCGCCAAGGCCATCGGTGAGCCGGCCGCCGTCGTCGTGGGTGCCCCCGGCACCACCGATGCCGTCGCCGATCAGCTCAAGGCCGCCGGCGCCGCCAAGATCTACCGCGCGGAGTCGGCCGAGGCGGCCGAGTACCTGGTCACCCCGAAGGTCGGCGTCCTCGCCGAGCTCGCGGAGAGCCAGGGCGCCGCAGCGGTCCTGACCGCCGCCACGTTCGAGGGCAAGGAGGTGGCCGGCCGTCTCGCCGCGCGCCTCGGCTCGGGCCTGGTCGCCGACGTGATCGCGTTCGGTCCCGGTGGCACCGCCACCCACTCGATCTTCGGTGGCGCGTTCACCGTCGAGGCCACCGCCGGTGGCGACACCCCGGTCGCGTCGCTGCGCCCGGGCTCCGTCGAGGCCGACGGTGTCGCCGGCGCCGGTGAGATCGTCGACGTCGCGGTTCCGGCCGAGGCCGAGAACGCGGTGAAGATCACCTCCAAGGAGCCGATCCAGGGCGGCAACCGCCCCGAGCTCACCGAGGCGTCGATCGTCGTCTCCGGTGGCCGTGGCGTCGGCTCGGCCGAGAAGTTCTCGGTCGTCGAGGAGCTCGCCGACTCGCTCGGCGCCGCCGTCGGCGCCTCGCGTGCCGCCGTCGACTCGGGCTACTACCCGGGCCAGTTCCAGGTGGGCCAGACCGGCAAGACCGTGTCGCCGCAGCTGTACATCGCCCTGGGCATCTCGGGCGCCATCCAGCACCGCGCCGGTATGCAGACCTCGAAGACCATCGTGGCCGTCAACAAGGACGAAGAGGCCCCGATCTTCGAGATCGCCGACTACGGCATCGTGGGCGACCTGTTCGACGTCGCCCCGCAGCTCACCGAGGCTGTGAAGTCCCACAAGGGCTGA
- a CDS encoding acyltransferase — MTSMWNAPYRSRWRHARQADQQARFLTPASLRWVLKNKAYTPWYLVRYVRLLKFRLANPHIVLKGMVFLGKNVEIHATPGLGRMEIGRWVHIGDSNKIRCHEGSLRIGDKSVFGRDNVVNCYLDIEFGPASLVADWCYICDFDHKMDDIHVPIKDQGIVKGPVRIGGDTWVGTKVTVTRNTLIGHGTVLGAHAVVRGEIPPYSIAVGSPAKVVKNRKDMWDANVAERAELERALADIERKKEQARGLPGNA, encoded by the coding sequence ATGACGAGCATGTGGAACGCCCCGTACCGATCGCGGTGGCGGCACGCGCGGCAGGCCGATCAGCAGGCGCGATTCCTGACGCCCGCGTCGCTGCGCTGGGTCCTCAAGAACAAGGCGTACACGCCCTGGTACCTGGTGCGCTACGTGCGGTTGCTCAAGTTCCGGCTCGCCAATCCGCACATCGTGCTCAAGGGGATGGTCTTCCTCGGCAAGAACGTGGAGATCCACGCCACGCCCGGGCTCGGGCGGATGGAGATCGGCCGCTGGGTGCACATCGGCGACTCGAACAAGATCCGCTGCCACGAGGGCTCGCTGCGCATCGGGGACAAGTCCGTCTTCGGCCGCGACAACGTGGTCAACTGCTACCTCGACATCGAGTTCGGCCCCGCCTCGCTCGTCGCCGACTGGTGTTACATCTGCGACTTCGACCACAAGATGGACGACATCCACGTTCCCATCAAGGACCAGGGGATCGTCAAGGGCCCCGTCCGGATCGGCGGCGACACCTGGGTGGGTACCAAGGTCACCGTCACCCGCAACACCCTCATCGGCCATGGCACCGTGCTCGGCGCGCACGCCGTGGTGCGCGGCGAGATCCCGCCCTACTCGATCGCCGTCGGCTCGCCCGCCAAGGTGGTCAAGAACCGCAAGGACATGTGGGACGCGAACGTCGCCGAGCGCGCCGAACTCGAGCGCGCGCTCGCCGACATCGAGCGCAAGAAGGAGCAGGCCCGCGGCCTGCCGGGGAACGCCTGA
- a CDS encoding GNAT family N-acetyltransferase: MLVRNETAADAAAVADVHRSAFAPMTPPGRTEPVEVVLVEALRLSGAWIDELSFVAEDDDGAVIGHVCLTRAAVGGTPALAAGPLGVRSEAQGQGTGSALILAALGAADALGERLVALLGHKDYYPRFGFVAGSELGITPDVPEWAGDSFMVRTLGAYTPDVRGEFRYARPFYVL, encoded by the coding sequence GTGCTGGTCCGCAACGAGACCGCGGCCGACGCCGCCGCGGTCGCCGACGTGCACCGCTCCGCGTTCGCGCCGATGACCCCGCCCGGGCGGACGGAGCCCGTCGAAGTGGTCCTCGTCGAGGCGCTGCGCCTGAGCGGCGCGTGGATCGACGAGCTCTCGTTCGTCGCCGAGGACGACGACGGTGCGGTGATCGGTCACGTCTGCCTGACCCGGGCCGCCGTGGGTGGGACGCCCGCGCTGGCCGCGGGGCCGCTGGGGGTGCGCTCCGAGGCGCAGGGGCAGGGCACCGGCTCGGCCCTGATCCTGGCCGCGCTCGGCGCCGCCGACGCCCTCGGCGAGCGGCTCGTGGCACTGCTCGGGCACAAGGACTACTACCCGCGGTTCGGCTTCGTCGCCGGCTCCGAACTCGGCATCACGCCCGACGTCCCGGAGTGGGCGGGCGATTCCTTCATGGTCCGGACGCTGGGCGCGTACACGCCGGACGTGCGAGGCGAGTTCCGCTACGCCCGCCCGTTCTACGTGCTCTAG
- a CDS encoding 1,4-alpha-glucan branching protein domain-containing protein codes for MIAFVLHSHLPWLAHHGAWPVGEEWLYQSWAASYLPMTEMLDRLAAEGRTEQLTLGVTPVLAAQLDDPYCLEAMHHYLGNWQLRAHEAALADGPATGSAHRSPMAELGAREHRNAAHALELFETRWRHGGTPVLRRLADAGTVELLGGPLAHPFQPLLHPRLRELSLREGLAYGTARLGSPARTGIWAPECAYKPGMETGYEAAGVTHFMVDGPTLGGDTALARPVGDSSVLAFGRDLPVSYRVWSPKSGYPGHAAYRDFYAHDHATGLKPSRVTGKNVPESEKAPYDPERADAVIDKHVADFVDTVVARLREESTRIGRDALVVAAFDTELFGHWWYEGPIWLERVLRALPEAGVRVGTLRSAAEAGFVGAPREIPASSWGSGKDWRVWEGPQVQEFVELNEDITATVLRVLDKRAAEQRGARDVVADQVLQEALMCLQSDWPFMVSKDTAAGYARDRAYKHAHALREIAEAAERGDETRAVVLARGWRHADDPFPGLDARRLPAPLGGF; via the coding sequence ATGATCGCCTTCGTCCTGCACTCCCACCTGCCGTGGCTCGCCCACCACGGCGCGTGGCCCGTGGGCGAGGAATGGCTCTACCAGTCGTGGGCGGCCTCCTACCTGCCGATGACGGAGATGCTCGACCGGCTCGCCGCCGAGGGCCGCACAGAGCAGCTCACGCTCGGCGTGACCCCGGTGCTCGCGGCCCAGCTCGACGACCCGTACTGCCTCGAGGCCATGCACCACTACCTGGGCAACTGGCAGCTGCGCGCCCACGAGGCCGCCCTGGCGGACGGCCCGGCCACGGGATCGGCGCACCGCTCGCCGATGGCCGAGCTCGGCGCCCGCGAGCACCGCAACGCCGCGCACGCGCTCGAACTGTTCGAGACGCGCTGGCGCCACGGCGGCACCCCCGTGCTGCGCCGCCTCGCGGACGCCGGCACCGTCGAACTGCTCGGCGGCCCGTTGGCGCACCCGTTCCAGCCCCTGCTGCACCCGCGCCTGCGGGAGCTCTCGCTGCGCGAGGGCCTCGCCTACGGCACCGCCCGCCTGGGATCGCCCGCGCGAACGGGCATCTGGGCACCCGAGTGCGCCTACAAACCCGGGATGGAGACGGGGTACGAGGCCGCGGGCGTCACGCACTTCATGGTCGACGGGCCCACGCTCGGCGGCGACACGGCCCTCGCGCGCCCGGTCGGCGACTCGTCCGTGCTCGCCTTCGGGCGCGACCTGCCGGTGAGCTACCGCGTCTGGTCGCCGAAGTCCGGGTATCCCGGGCACGCCGCCTACCGCGACTTCTACGCCCACGATCACGCCACGGGACTCAAGCCCAGCCGGGTCACCGGCAAGAACGTCCCCGAGTCGGAGAAGGCGCCGTACGACCCCGAGCGTGCCGACGCCGTGATCGACAAGCACGTCGCCGACTTCGTGGACACCGTGGTCGCGCGCCTCCGCGAGGAGAGCACGCGGATCGGGCGCGACGCCCTCGTCGTCGCCGCGTTCGACACCGAGCTCTTCGGGCACTGGTGGTACGAGGGGCCGATCTGGTTGGAGCGGGTGCTGCGCGCACTTCCCGAGGCGGGGGTGCGGGTGGGCACGCTGCGCTCCGCCGCCGAGGCGGGGTTCGTCGGCGCGCCGCGCGAGATCCCGGCCAGTTCGTGGGGCTCGGGCAAGGACTGGCGGGTCTGGGAGGGCCCGCAGGTACAGGAGTTCGTCGAGCTCAACGAGGACATCACCGCGACGGTGCTGCGCGTGCTCGACAAACGCGCCGCCGAGCAGCGCGGTGCGCGGGACGTGGTGGCCGACCAGGTCCTGCAGGAGGCGCTGATGTGCCTGCAGTCCGACTGGCCGTTCATGGTCTCGAAGGACACCGCCGCCGGCTACGCCCGTGACCGCGCGTACAAGCACGCGCACGCGCTGCGCGAGATCGCCGAGGCCGCCGAGCGCGGTGATGAGACCCGCGCGGTCGTGCTCGCCCGCGGCTGGCGCCACGCCGACGATCCGTTCCCCGGTCTCGACGCGCGGCGCCTGCCGGCACCGCTGGGAGGGTTCTGA